In Actinomadura citrea, a single window of DNA contains:
- a CDS encoding pyridoxamine 5'-phosphate oxidase family protein produces MAGSKRDKIKMTPEEVADYLAANFKVQVATVGKDGEPHLVTMFYTLYEGRIAFTTYKSSQKVINLRRDPTMTCLVEDGVEYNELRGVALYGRGLVIEDPEPRSKVGMVVGSRMAGLPVPKLGEPVDPVIAEGIEQALAKRVLIVMEPDRAVSWDHRKV; encoded by the coding sequence TTGGCCGGTAGCAAGCGCGACAAGATCAAGATGACGCCGGAGGAGGTGGCGGACTACCTGGCCGCCAACTTCAAGGTGCAGGTCGCGACCGTCGGCAAGGACGGCGAGCCCCACCTGGTGACGATGTTCTACACGCTGTACGAGGGCAGGATCGCCTTCACCACGTACAAGTCCTCGCAGAAGGTGATCAACCTGCGCCGGGACCCGACCATGACGTGCCTGGTCGAGGACGGCGTCGAGTACAACGAGCTGCGCGGCGTCGCCCTGTACGGGCGGGGCCTGGTCATCGAGGACCCCGAGCCGCGGTCCAAGGTCGGCATGGTCGTCGGCTCCCGCATGGCGGGCCTGCCCGTCCCGAAGCTGGGCGAGCCGGTCGACCCGGTCATCGCCGAGGGCATCGAGCAGGCGCTGGCCAAGCGCGTCCTCATCGTCATGGAGCCCGACCGGGCCGTCAGCTGGGACCACCGCAAGGTGTAG